A region of the Chryseobacterium cucumeris genome:
GATGTGTGAGTGCTGATAGTGGGGAGCATTATCTCTGGCCTGTGTAGAAAGGAAAACGGTTTTATCTTTATCTTCCTGAGTATGACAAACCAAAGCTCCACCTCCTGAAGTGGTAATAATTTTATTTCCGTTAAAACTTAAAATTCCAAAACGGCCGAATGTACCGCAAGCCTGTCCTTTATAAGTTGAGCCCAGGGCTTCAGCAGCATCTTCTATCAAAGGGATCTGGAATTCCTGAGCAATGGCAGTAATTTCGTCCATTTTTGCCGGCATACCATACAGATGTACTACAATGATTGCTTTAGGTTTTGTTCCTTTTTGGATTCTGTCTTCGATGGCTTCTCTCAGTGCTTTAGGGCACATATTCCATGTAACCGGTTCACTATCAACAAAAACAGGAATTGCCCCACAATACGCAATTGGATTGGCTGAAGCAGAGAAAGTCATGGATTGACAGATCACCTCATCGCCATGTACAATTCCGCATTCGATAAGAGCAAGGTGTAATGCTGCAGTACCTGCAGACAGCGCAGCCACTTTTACACTTCCACCTAAAAACTGCTCCAGATCACCTTCAAATCCGTTAACATTAGGTCCCAACGGAGCTACCCAGTTTTCTTCAAATGCTTCGTTGATGTATTTTTGTTCATTCCCTCCCATATGCGGTGAGGACAGCCAGATTTTAGTATTCATATTTTTGATTAGTAACTTGTTTATATAATATTTTTCTTGATAATTCTCCCCGGATTTCCCACAATAACTGAGTAATCGGGAACATCGGTAATGATGACTGCACCGGCACCAATTACACACCATTTTCCTATTTTGATTCCCTGGATTACAGAAGCTCCTATTCCAATCTGAGAGCCTTCACCTACTTCCACTCCTCCGGCAAGTGCTGAGTTGGGAGAAATATGAACAAAATCTTCAATCACACAATCATGATCTACAGATGCATTGGTATTGATGATACAATGTTTTCCAATGGCCGTATCTGCATTAATTACCACGCCTCCCATGATTACTGTTCCTTCTTCTATTTTCACAGAACCTGAAATGATTGTTTTGGGATGTATTAAAGTGCCAATTTTATGATTAATCTGTTCTGCGATTTTCTTACGGATCAGATTGTTGCCAATTGAAATAATCAGTTTTTCTTTATCATCCGGTAAATTATTCAAAACCGGAGATCCATAGCATTCCTTTTTAGTGACATCCTGATCTATAAATGCCTTAATTTTTATGTCATTAGCAGCAGCAATATCTGCAATTACCTTTCCATGTCCGCTTGCTCCAAATAAATACATAGCTATTAATTAATTTCCTTGAAATGGTTCTATGGTAACGTGTCCATCGGCTGAAATACCTTCTTTTATAAAAACTTTCTTTATAGTAAGAAATATTATTTTCAGATCCAGGATAAAGGATACATGATCCACATACCAGACATCTAAATTAAACTTTTCTTCCCAAGAAATAGCATTTCTACCGTTAATCTGTGCCCAGCCGGTAATTCCCGGTCTTACTTCATGTCTTCTTGCCTGATGATCATTATAAAGCGGCAGATATTGTACCAGTAACGGTCTTGGCCCTATTAATGCCATATCTCCTTTCAAAACATTAATCAGTTGAGGAATTTCATCTATAGATGTTTTACGGACAAACGATCCCACTGCCGTAAGTCTCTCTGCATCTGGCAATAGATTACCTTCAGAGTCTGTTTTGTCATTCATTGTTTTGAATTTTATAATGGTAAAAATTTTACCGTTTTTGCCAGGTCTTTTCTGAAAGAAAAAAGGTTTCCATTCATTTGCGATGGCCAAAGCAATAAAAAAAACAATAAACACAGGACTTATTATAAGCAAACCGGTTAAGGCTAATATAAAATCAAAAACTCTTTTTACAAAAACACGATACATCTTTTTCTTTTCTCTTTATTTTTAAGCGTTAATAATTTTATCATAAGATTGTTGTACCAAAAATTCTCTTTCCAGGAATTTTCTGCTGTTTTCTCTCATTTCTTCAAAATCATTACTGTCCATTTCTACAAATTTATCTATTGCTTTTATCATCTCCTGAAGATTTGCCGAATGCACGGCTATGCCACAATTATTCTTAACTACATCTGTTCCGATATCTGTAGAAGAGTCTGTAGCTGTAAGGACCGGCAATCTGAACTCAAGATATGAGAGTAAACGAGATGGATAATTCGGGATGGTGAAATCTTTATGCAGAAAGATCAACCCGACATCACAGGACTGTACCAGCAGGTCATACTCAGTTTTTGGAATAGCAGACAAAAGCAAAGCATTTTTGGGGCGGAAAGTATCAAACCACTTCCTCATTTTGCCAAATTCTGTTCCTGAGCCCACTATCACAAAAAATAATCTGTCATCTTCTGATTTAGTTTTTAAGGTTTCTATCACAAAATCAATTCCCTGAGGTTTTCCCAAATTCCCACCATAAATAAAGATTTTCCTATTTTCAGGGATGCCATACTTAGCATGAATTTCTTTATATTGGTAACTCATTTCTTTATTTATAGGTAAGAGCTCAATAGCATTTGGATTTACCTCCAGTTTTTCTTTGGGAATAAAAGGATTATGCTCCATCACAAATTTTAGATTGGCATCAGACATACACCCAATTTTATCTGAAATCAAATATAATTCTTTTTCTTTATTTCTAAAGTAGTTGTATAGTAATCCTTTCTTAGACATCAGCTGCATATCAACAGCATTCTGGGGGAAGATATCCTTTAGGAGCAGATATGTTTTAGCCTGATCTCTTTTTTTGATATATTTAATAAGGTTTGTAAAAGTAATAGGAGGCGTGGCATAAATAATCAGATCAAATTTTACTTCTGGCAAGTGTTTATTGATGGCTCTCAGAAATAGTTTATCGATTGTTAAGGTAGAAATTCCCTTTTCAATAAAGTTCGTTTTCTGGATATTAAGTGTCTTTACATTCAGAAAAACAGTATTCCCTTCTTTTTTCACATTAGTTTTTTGATTTTCGCATCTTTCAACAGGGGAAACTATATACAGGTAATGCCCATGCTGGGAAAATTCCCGCATTAAATCTTGATAAATACCACGTTCTTTTAAGGTATTTATCTTCACTAAGGTAAGAAACATTATATTCATAATTTACTCCAGACTACTCTGTTAACGTAATCGGTATAGCTTACAATAATTCTAACCGTTTTTTCTGACACATTGGGCATAGAATAATCTGCCACAAGTCTGTAGTTTCTATTTTCTCCTGTCTGCTGCTGCTTAAGCTGTACCAATCCCTGCAAAATTCTCTCAGGAGATAATCCCACCATCATAACAGAAGCTTCTTCCATAGCTTCAGGTCTTTCATGTGCTTCTCTGATGTTAAGCGCTCTGAAATTAAGGATTGAGGATTCTTCTGAAATAGTACCGGAATCCGACAGTACAGCATAACTTCTCATTTGAAGAGCATTGTAATCATGGAACCCAAGGGGTTTTAGAAACTGAATTTCAGATCTCACCTGCACCTGCATTTTATCAATCATATTTCTTGTTCTGGGATGAGTTGAAAAAATGATTGGATATTGATATTCTTCTGCAATTGCATTAAGGCTGTTGATGAGTCCTCTGAAATTTTTATCTGAATTAATATTTTCTTCTCTATGGGATGATACTACAAAATACTTTCCTTCTTCAAGATTTAATCTAGTAAGAACATCGGAATTTTTAATTCTGGGAAGATAATGATTCAGAACCTCGTACATCGGGGATCCCGTCTTAATGATTCTGTCAGCAGGAAGTCCTTCTCGCAAAAGGTATTCTCTGGCAATAT
Encoded here:
- the wecB gene encoding non-hydrolyzing UDP-N-acetylglucosamine 2-epimerase; translated protein: MMKLKVMTVVGTRPEIIRLSRVLAALDTSEAVEHIVVHTGQNYDYELNQIFFDDLGLRKPDHFLEAAGKTAAETIGNILVKIDPLLEEVKPDAFLVLGDTNSCLCAIPAKKRQIPIFHMEAGNRCFDQRVPEETNRKIVDHISDINLTYSDIAREYLLREGLPADRIIKTGSPMYEVLNHYLPRIKNSDVLTRLNLEEGKYFVVSSHREENINSDKNFRGLINSLNAIAEEYQYPIIFSTHPRTRNMIDKMQVQVRSEIQFLKPLGFHDYNALQMRSYAVLSDSGTISEESSILNFRALNIREAHERPEAMEEASVMMVGLSPERILQGLVQLKQQQTGENRNYRLVADYSMPNVSEKTVRIIVSYTDYVNRVVWSKL
- a CDS encoding DegT/DnrJ/EryC1/StrS family aminotransferase; the encoded protein is MNTKIWLSSPHMGGNEQKYINEAFEENWVAPLGPNVNGFEGDLEQFLGGSVKVAALSAGTAALHLALIECGIVHGDEVICQSMTFSASANPIAYCGAIPVFVDSEPVTWNMCPKALREAIEDRIQKGTKPKAIIVVHLYGMPAKMDEITAIAQEFQIPLIEDAAEALGSTYKGQACGTFGRFGILSFNGNKIITTSGGGALVCHTQEDKDKTVFLSTQARDNAPHYQHSHIGFNYRMSNIVAGIGRGQMEVLKDRVAARRAMHNFYVDLFRNIEGVTVLSESNDDFYSNHWLSAVIVDPEMTGKNREGLRLAFLEDNIESRPLWKPMHLQPVFETSPYYGGNVSEKLFDNGLCLPSGSNLSEDDKERIAKVVHSYFGL
- a CDS encoding acetyltransferase — translated: MYLFGASGHGKVIADIAAANDIKIKAFIDQDVTKKECYGSPVLNNLPDDKEKLIISIGNNLIRKKIAEQINHKIGTLIHPKTIISGSVKIEEGTVIMGGVVINADTAIGKHCIINTNASVDHDCVIEDFVHISPNSALAGGVEVGEGSQIGIGASVIQGIKIGKWCVIGAGAVIITDVPDYSVIVGNPGRIIKKNII
- a CDS encoding sugar transferase codes for the protein MYRVFVKRVFDFILALTGLLIISPVFIVFFIALAIANEWKPFFFQKRPGKNGKIFTIIKFKTMNDKTDSEGNLLPDAERLTAVGSFVRKTSIDEIPQLINVLKGDMALIGPRPLLVQYLPLYNDHQARRHEVRPGITGWAQINGRNAISWEEKFNLDVWYVDHVSFILDLKIIFLTIKKVFIKEGISADGHVTIEPFQGN
- a CDS encoding glycosyltransferase family 4 protein, whose translation is MNIMFLTLVKINTLKERGIYQDLMREFSQHGHYLYIVSPVERCENQKTNVKKEGNTVFLNVKTLNIQKTNFIEKGISTLTIDKLFLRAINKHLPEVKFDLIIYATPPITFTNLIKYIKKRDQAKTYLLLKDIFPQNAVDMQLMSKKGLLYNYFRNKEKELYLISDKIGCMSDANLKFVMEHNPFIPKEKLEVNPNAIELLPINKEMSYQYKEIHAKYGIPENRKIFIYGGNLGKPQGIDFVIETLKTKSEDDRLFFVIVGSGTEFGKMRKWFDTFRPKNALLLSAIPKTEYDLLVQSCDVGLIFLHKDFTIPNYPSRLLSYLEFRLPVLTATDSSTDIGTDVVKNNCGIAVHSANLQEMIKAIDKFVEMDSNDFEEMRENSRKFLEREFLVQQSYDKIINA